From a region of the Paenibacillus sp. FSL R10-2734 genome:
- the pth gene encoding aminoacyl-tRNA hydrolase, whose translation MKWIVGLGNPGTQYAKTRHNVGFMALDEFAAQNGISFNQSKCKSVIGEGVIGGVKVVLIKPMTFMNLSGEAVRAYMDYYKVKLEDMIVVYDDLDTEVGKIRLRYQGSAGGHNGIKSIIQHVGTQSFNRVRMGISRPEPGFAIVDYVLSSFPKKEGDPLKQMILNTCDALEFSLQNSFEQTMAKFNG comes from the coding sequence ATGAAATGGATTGTCGGATTGGGAAATCCGGGAACACAATATGCTAAAACAAGGCATAATGTTGGCTTTATGGCATTAGATGAGTTTGCGGCCCAGAACGGAATTTCTTTCAACCAAAGCAAATGTAAATCAGTGATTGGTGAAGGCGTTATTGGGGGAGTCAAAGTCGTATTGATTAAACCGATGACCTTTATGAATTTGTCCGGTGAGGCCGTTCGCGCTTATATGGATTATTATAAAGTTAAACTTGAAGATATGATCGTCGTCTACGATGATCTGGATACCGAGGTTGGAAAAATCCGGTTGCGTTATCAAGGGAGTGCTGGTGGACATAACGGAATTAAATCCATCATTCAGCATGTAGGTACACAAAGCTTTAATCGGGTACGAATGGGTATTTCTCGTCCTGAGCCGGGTTTTGCAATAGTGGATTATGTTCTCTCATCTTTTCCTAAAAAGGAAGGGGATCCTCTGAAGCAAATGATCCTTAATACTTGTGATGCACTGGAGTTCAGCTTGCAGAATTCGTTCGAACAGACGATGGCTAAGTTTAACGGTTGA
- the glmU gene encoding bifunctional UDP-N-acetylglucosamine diphosphorylase/glucosamine-1-phosphate N-acetyltransferase GlmU, translating to MKRMAVVLAAGQGKRMKSKLYKVLHPVCGKPMVGHVLDTVKATGCQRTVVVVGHGAEKVKAYVGQGAEYVLQETQLGTGHAVKQAKDLLGSEEGTTVVAYGDTPLITSETLIGLMALHEERQAAATVLTAVMDDPSGLGRIIRSEDGGLMKIVEQKDCTAEQAAIHEINTGIYCFDNIKLFSALEKVTNSNNQQEYYLTDVISILREQGDLVLAFQTEDADESIGVNDRLALSEAEGIMRQRINRKHMLGGVTIIDPASTYIGADVVIGSDTTIYPGTILKGKTVIGENCVIGPASEIEDCQIMDDATIKQSVLNHAQVGARTTVGPFAYLRPGSILGEEVKVGDFVEIKNATIGDGSKVSHLSYIGDASVGKNVNVGCGAITVNYDGYNKFTTTIEDDAFIGSNVNLIAPVSVGKGAFVVAGSTITRSVSENDLAVARVRQENKPGYAEKIRSRAKAKKDHSSPS from the coding sequence TTGAAAAGAATGGCTGTAGTTCTTGCCGCAGGTCAAGGCAAGCGAATGAAATCAAAATTATATAAGGTGCTGCACCCCGTTTGCGGTAAGCCAATGGTAGGGCACGTGCTTGATACAGTAAAAGCGACCGGATGCCAGCGCACCGTTGTTGTTGTTGGGCATGGCGCAGAGAAGGTTAAGGCCTATGTAGGGCAAGGTGCGGAATACGTGCTGCAGGAAACTCAGCTCGGAACTGGTCACGCTGTCAAACAGGCTAAGGATTTGCTCGGTAGCGAAGAGGGAACGACGGTTGTTGCTTATGGTGACACTCCGCTTATTACATCGGAGACGCTGATAGGATTAATGGCTCTGCATGAGGAACGTCAGGCAGCAGCGACTGTATTAACCGCAGTAATGGATGATCCATCCGGGTTAGGACGGATTATTCGCAGTGAAGATGGCGGCTTAATGAAGATTGTAGAACAGAAGGATTGTACTGCCGAACAGGCTGCTATTCATGAAATTAACACAGGAATTTATTGCTTTGATAACATCAAATTATTTTCAGCTTTAGAGAAGGTTACTAACAGCAATAATCAACAAGAATATTATTTGACAGATGTTATCAGTATTCTGCGTGAGCAAGGTGATCTTGTTCTAGCATTCCAGACGGAGGATGCTGACGAGTCTATTGGCGTTAATGACCGTCTAGCTTTGTCTGAAGCGGAAGGTATTATGCGTCAACGGATCAACCGTAAGCATATGCTGGGTGGCGTGACCATAATCGATCCTGCCTCCACTTATATTGGAGCAGATGTAGTCATTGGATCAGATACAACAATCTATCCAGGAACCATCCTGAAGGGGAAAACTGTAATCGGTGAGAACTGTGTGATCGGACCTGCAAGCGAAATCGAAGATTGTCAGATCATGGACGATGCAACGATTAAGCAGTCCGTATTGAATCATGCACAAGTTGGCGCGCGGACTACCGTTGGGCCTTTTGCCTATTTGCGTCCAGGTTCTATACTTGGAGAAGAAGTGAAGGTTGGAGATTTCGTAGAGATCAAGAATGCTACGATTGGTGACGGTTCTAAGGTGTCACATCTTAGCTATATTGGCGACGCATCTGTTGGTAAGAATGTAAACGTCGGTTGCGGTGCGATTACTGTTAACTACGACGGGTATAATAAATTTACGACAACAATCGAAGACGATGCCTTTATTGGCAGTAACGTTAACCTTATCGCACCGGTTTCTGTGGGCAAAGGGGCTTTTGTTGTAGCTGGTTCGACAATTACACGTTCCGTTTCAGAGAACGATCTGGCTGTTGCCAGAGTAAGACAGGAGAACAAACCGGGATATGCAGAGAAGATCCGATCCCGTGCAAAAGCGAAGAAAGACCACTCGAGTCCATCGTAA
- a CDS encoding ribose-phosphate diphosphokinase, translating to MTYCDSKLKIFTCNSNPKLASQIADYIGIPMGESHTTSFSDGEIQVKLSESVRGCHVYIVQSTCGPVNDNLMELLVMVDALKRASAKSINVVIPYYGYARQDRKARSRDPITAKLVANLIEKAGAHRVITMDLHAMQIQGFFDIPVDHLLGVPILAQYFRSKQIENPVVVSPDHGGVVRARKLADFLNAPLAIIDKRRPEPNVSEVMNIIGNIEGKTAILIDDIIDTAGTIVLGANALMEGGVKEVYACCTHPVLSGPAHERLENSPIKEIIVTDTIPIRSENPTSKLKVLSVAPLMGEAIIRVHEELSISKLFEIE from the coding sequence ATGACTTATTGTGATTCCAAATTAAAGATTTTCACCTGTAACTCCAACCCTAAGCTAGCTAGTCAAATTGCTGATTACATCGGAATTCCGATGGGTGAATCGCACACTACAAGCTTTAGCGATGGAGAAATTCAGGTCAAGCTGTCAGAAAGCGTTCGGGGTTGTCATGTTTATATTGTTCAATCCACCTGCGGACCAGTTAATGACAACCTAATGGAGCTTTTGGTTATGGTAGATGCACTCAAACGCGCCTCCGCAAAAAGCATCAATGTGGTTATCCCTTACTATGGTTACGCTCGTCAAGATCGAAAAGCTCGTTCCCGTGACCCTATTACGGCCAAGCTGGTAGCGAATTTGATTGAAAAAGCCGGTGCTCACCGTGTGATTACGATGGACCTCCATGCTATGCAGATTCAGGGATTCTTTGATATTCCGGTGGATCACTTGCTGGGAGTACCCATCCTGGCTCAATATTTCCGTTCCAAACAAATCGAGAACCCAGTTGTCGTATCGCCAGACCATGGCGGTGTAGTACGTGCAAGAAAGCTTGCTGATTTCCTGAACGCTCCCCTTGCGATTATAGACAAGCGTCGCCCAGAGCCGAATGTCAGTGAGGTTATGAACATTATCGGTAATATCGAAGGCAAAACAGCTATTCTGATTGATGACATTATCGATACTGCTGGAACCATCGTACTTGGTGCTAATGCTTTGATGGAAGGCGGCGTGAAGGAAGTATACGCTTGCTGTACACACCCAGTATTGTCCGGTCCTGCACATGAACGTCTGGAGAATTCTCCAATTAAAGAGATTATCGTGACGGATACGATTCCAATTCGCAGCGAAAACCCAACTTCTAAGCTCAAAGTGTTGTCCGTGGCTCCACTTATGGGTGAGGCAATTATCCGCGTTCATGAAGAGTTGTCGATTAGTAAATTGTTTGAGATTGAATAA
- a CDS encoding anti-sigma-F factor Fin family protein — protein sequence MAINYVCRHCKTSLGSINRSDVTEMQLGLHSLTPAERRDIIAYNSEGEITVKVTCDYCKEALEHNPELSLLTSPLQ from the coding sequence ATGGCAATAAACTATGTTTGCAGGCACTGCAAGACATCTCTAGGCAGCATTAATAGAAGTGATGTTACAGAAATGCAGTTGGGCCTTCATTCCTTGACCCCTGCGGAACGCAGAGATATAATAGCGTATAATTCAGAAGGTGAGATCACGGTAAAGGTGACTTGCGACTATTGCAAGGAGGCTTTAGAGCACAATCCGGAGCTTAGCCTGCTGACAAGTCCGCTTCAGTAG
- the spoVG gene encoding septation regulator SpoVG, translating into MQITDVRLRRVNSEGRMKAIASITIDNEFVVHDIRVIDGNNGMFVAMPSKRTPDGEFRDIAHPISSGTREKIQSAVLAEYDRAATEEEEEEVIEEGA; encoded by the coding sequence ATGCAAATTACGGATGTCAGACTCCGCCGCGTTAACTCTGAGGGGAGAATGAAAGCAATCGCATCCATTACAATCGATAACGAGTTTGTTGTTCATGACATTCGCGTCATCGATGGTAATAACGGGATGTTTGTTGCAATGCCCAGCAAGCGTACACCGGATGGCGAATTCCGCGATATCGCTCACCCGATCTCTTCGGGAACACGCGAGAAGATTCAATCCGCGGTTCTAGCCGAGTACGATCGCGCCGCTACTGAAGAAGAAGAAGAAGAAGTTATTGAAGAGGGAGCTTAG